A genomic window from Candidatus Pelagisphaera phototrophica includes:
- a CDS encoding PQQ-binding-like beta-propeller repeat protein, with translation MTERSISSVVLFALTVIPNLPLAEAYWPQFRGPEGRSVAIDQSLPKSFGPKENVLWKTEIPEGHSSPVIWGDRIFITAYKDLKLLMICIRRSDGSILWQNERPIKELQRYSHKDSSASAPTPCTDGEQVAFLFGDYGLVVSDMDGNLLWDKAFLPSSSDFGYGASPVLVDGKLLINCDGGLRPGLLCLDFKTGKELWHAERPATIISYSTPYVWPQGNRIEILQCGSGSIASYDLSSGEAIWHVTELPGFTCPSPVASDDKVYFGAWTTAHVTGSTRVESLFSEADQLTPEQLASFPAFMDRFDKNKDGKIAPMEFPPSRAQDAFNFNDQDQSGYWEKKEIAPLFENSARSLRGRNILVSISAGGKGDITETHVNWEKRKALPYVASPLLYQDRLYYVKKGGYLTAIHPISGEPFFESKKIGVSGEYYASPIGVDGQILVASKEGIITLFKASDEFEIIKKIDMEESILSSPAIVDETLYLRTGSHLWAFRG, from the coding sequence ATGACAGAAAGATCCATTTCGAGCGTTGTCCTTTTCGCTTTAACTGTAATTCCCAATCTCCCATTAGCCGAGGCTTACTGGCCCCAGTTCAGGGGCCCCGAGGGCCGTTCGGTGGCAATTGATCAATCACTGCCAAAATCGTTCGGGCCCAAAGAAAACGTTCTTTGGAAGACCGAAATTCCGGAGGGACACTCCTCTCCGGTGATTTGGGGCGACCGCATATTTATAACCGCCTACAAAGATTTGAAGCTACTCATGATCTGCATCAGAAGATCGGACGGCTCAATCCTCTGGCAAAACGAACGCCCGATCAAAGAATTGCAACGCTACTCCCACAAAGACAGCTCGGCATCGGCACCCACACCATGCACAGATGGAGAACAGGTCGCTTTCCTGTTCGGCGACTACGGTCTCGTCGTAAGCGACATGGATGGCAATCTGCTTTGGGACAAAGCCTTCCTGCCCTCTAGTAGCGATTTCGGCTACGGCGCTTCACCTGTTCTCGTCGACGGGAAGCTACTCATCAATTGCGATGGAGGCCTGCGCCCCGGGCTGCTCTGCTTGGATTTTAAAACCGGCAAAGAACTTTGGCATGCGGAACGCCCCGCAACGATTATCAGCTATTCTACACCTTATGTTTGGCCCCAAGGAAACCGTATTGAGATCCTTCAATGCGGATCCGGATCCATCGCTTCCTACGATCTATCGAGCGGTGAAGCCATCTGGCACGTAACCGAACTCCCGGGCTTTACCTGTCCCTCTCCTGTCGCCAGCGATGACAAAGTCTACTTCGGAGCGTGGACAACCGCCCATGTGACTGGAAGCACGAGAGTCGAATCACTCTTTTCCGAAGCAGATCAATTGACTCCAGAACAGCTTGCCAGCTTCCCGGCGTTCATGGACAGATTCGACAAAAATAAAGACGGCAAAATCGCTCCCATGGAATTTCCTCCTAGCCGAGCTCAAGATGCTTTCAACTTCAACGATCAAGACCAATCAGGATATTGGGAAAAAAAGGAAATAGCTCCATTGTTTGAAAACTCCGCCAGATCCCTCCGAGGTAGAAACATTCTTGTCTCCATATCCGCTGGAGGCAAAGGAGATATTACCGAAACGCACGTAAATTGGGAAAAGAGGAAAGCACTTCCTTATGTCGCCTCTCCGCTATTGTATCAAGATCGTCTATACTACGTAAAAAAAGGAGGCTACCTCACCGCCATTCATCCGATCTCGGGAGAACCGTTCTTCGAATCGAAAAAAATAGGCGTATCGGGAGAATATTACGCGTCACCCATTGGTGTCGACGGCCAGATCTTAGTCGCCTCTAAAGAGGGTATCATCACGCTTTTCAAGGCGTCTGACGAATTCGAGATCATCAAGAAAATCGATATGGAGGAATCCATACTGTCTTCACCCGCAATCGTCGACGAAACTCTATACCTTAGAACAGGCAGCCACCTTTGGGCATTTAGGGGCTGA
- a CDS encoding tetratricopeptide repeat protein, whose product MAAEQGIPYSQSSIAQMFEEGKGVLQDYKQAAKWYTKAAEQQWDQDKIGDFYLEGKGVPQSYVKAHMWYNIRAANGWSDGASKRDTVAKKMTSDQIAEAQRMAREMVEANPKLMGD is encoded by the coding sequence ATGGCCGCAGAGCAAGGTATTCCCTACTCTCAGTCCAGTATCGCACAGATGTTCGAGGAAGGCAAAGGCGTCCTTCAGGACTACAAACAAGCGGCTAAGTGGTACACAAAAGCTGCGGAGCAACAGTGGGATCAGGACAAAATTGGTGATTTTTACCTCGAAGGCAAAGGAGTCCCCCAAAGCTACGTGAAAGCCCATATGTGGTACAACATTCGTGCTGCAAACGGGTGGTCAGATGGGGCGAGCAAAAGGGACACCGTTGCCAAAAAAATGACTTCCGATCAAATCGCTGAAGCACAGAGAATGGCCCGCGAGATGGTCGAGGCCAACCCAAAGCTGATGGGTGATTAG
- a CDS encoding amidohydrolase family protein — MSETGQTIRFHCQNIHLDSGEMAAGEVSCTKGEPLELTLGTKSGESIKLPDTAHIALGRVDPHVHFRECAEPTPEEVEAYGPDGIDYDQLIQSIRSTNAQYSIRSGCLAALKGGVCIVGAMGNTPWGPVGPYRHQRSQDYYTEASLLPIILWPRMEPGGQPIPEHEGKDFGSTFGGSGLTGQTRRDMYTLWEGEAVSYHNDQTRTDETITEFKNRTHPDPRLLHHEYFDGSTVLACQKETMDLAESVGVSSLLARHIPTGPSLQQILDRARNASFKLPAEIGLDYIYWCRERLLEQASEIALINYRRPAHPSREDQQSLIRLIQETVRAGYSIFFGSDHAPHARAAKEFKNGLPESPGTRNIEHSLQYYFELASTYGYTWHDIDRLASINPAKHVSQFFPFPLEIGTLQSGAMANLAIFDEAAGYRVNEAKLTQELEDPEYHSALQGETGLRGQSLFTVVNGKVYDVKSKITALN; from the coding sequence GTGAGCGAAACGGGACAGACAATTCGATTTCATTGCCAAAACATTCACTTGGACTCTGGAGAAATGGCGGCGGGAGAAGTAAGCTGCACAAAAGGGGAACCCCTAGAACTTACCCTCGGAACCAAATCAGGCGAAAGTATCAAACTCCCCGATACCGCCCATATTGCTCTCGGACGGGTAGATCCTCACGTCCACTTCCGTGAATGCGCCGAACCGACTCCCGAGGAAGTCGAAGCGTATGGCCCAGACGGGATCGACTATGACCAACTCATCCAGTCAATTCGAAGCACCAACGCCCAGTATTCGATCCGATCTGGCTGCCTCGCTGCCCTTAAAGGAGGCGTTTGCATAGTCGGCGCAATGGGAAATACGCCCTGGGGTCCCGTAGGCCCCTACCGGCACCAGCGATCTCAGGATTACTACACCGAAGCCAGCCTACTCCCTATTATTCTCTGGCCCCGAATGGAACCGGGGGGCCAACCTATCCCGGAACACGAGGGCAAGGACTTTGGCTCTACCTTTGGTGGCTCCGGGCTAACCGGACAAACCCGCCGCGACATGTACACCCTTTGGGAAGGCGAAGCGGTGTCCTATCATAATGACCAGACCCGTACCGATGAAACCATAACCGAATTCAAAAATCGGACGCATCCTGACCCTCGACTCCTGCATCACGAGTACTTTGACGGATCCACGGTCTTGGCCTGTCAAAAAGAGACCATGGATTTGGCAGAATCCGTCGGTGTATCCAGTCTGCTCGCGCGGCACATTCCAACGGGTCCGTCTCTGCAGCAAATTTTGGATCGAGCCCGAAACGCATCCTTCAAGCTTCCCGCCGAAATCGGATTGGACTATATTTACTGGTGCCGTGAACGCCTACTGGAACAAGCTTCAGAGATCGCTCTTATCAACTACCGTCGACCCGCCCATCCAAGCCGCGAGGACCAGCAATCGCTCATCCGACTAATCCAGGAAACCGTCCGAGCCGGCTACTCTATTTTCTTCGGTTCCGACCATGCGCCTCACGCTCGAGCGGCGAAGGAATTCAAGAATGGTCTCCCCGAAAGTCCGGGTACTCGAAATATCGAACACAGTCTTCAATACTACTTCGAGCTTGCCTCAACGTACGGCTATACGTGGCACGATATCGATCGGCTTGCTTCGATCAATCCTGCCAAGCACGTTTCTCAGTTTTTCCCGTTTCCTCTGGAAATCGGAACCCTGCAGTCCGGAGCCATGGCCAATTTAGCGATCTTCGACGAAGCGGCTGGTTACCGAGTCAACGAAGCGAAGCTCACTCAAGAACTGGAAGACCCAGAGTACCACAGTGCTCTCCAGGGAGAAACCGGTCTCCGCGGCCAGTCCCTCTTCACCGTTGTCAACGGCAAGGTCTACGACGTTAAGTCCAAAATCACAGCGTTAAACTAG
- a CDS encoding cupin domain-containing protein, translated as MPNIFQELPDNIAVEHFETITTGQNVRIERIVSNENTTNEGEWYDQSQKEWVIVLEGSGSIEFEEGLSVTLNKGDHLLIEKQERHRVTHTDPNTIWLAVHFD; from the coding sequence ATGCCGAATATCTTTCAAGAGCTCCCCGACAACATCGCAGTCGAACATTTCGAAACTATCACAACCGGACAGAACGTCCGCATTGAACGAATCGTCTCAAACGAAAACACGACCAACGAAGGAGAATGGTACGACCAGTCTCAAAAGGAATGGGTCATAGTCTTGGAAGGTAGCGGGAGCATTGAATTCGAGGAGGGCCTATCGGTAACTCTCAACAAGGGAGACCATCTTCTAATCGAGAAGCAGGAACGCCACCGCGTAACGCACACTGATCCGAATACCATTTGGCTGGCCGTTCACTTCGACTGA
- a CDS encoding DUF1295 domain-containing protein, with amino-acid sequence MNKDQWKALLAIPAVITIGWGFAVTGDSGRGMDWISSPFAWAVLLAFCLQWVAFVPAYLGRTERYFDIVGSATYILATAMLLILSESLDTRSVILGLMVFIWALRLGSFLFMRIHKAGKDGRFDVIKNCFVRFLAAWTLQGLWITFTAAAAWTAIASNYKEPLGWFAAIGILLWLVGIAIEVVADRQKSQFKANPENKDKFIRNGLWSRSRHPNYFGEILLWSGVAVIAIPVLQGWQWIVLSSPIFVTLLLTGVSGIPLLEKRSDDKWGGQDEYEAYKKSTPVLVPYLWWR; translated from the coding sequence ATGAATAAGGACCAATGGAAGGCTTTGTTAGCGATTCCAGCCGTGATCACGATCGGTTGGGGATTCGCTGTTACTGGGGACAGTGGACGTGGTATGGATTGGATCAGCTCTCCATTTGCCTGGGCGGTGTTACTTGCCTTTTGCCTGCAGTGGGTGGCGTTTGTCCCTGCTTATCTGGGTAGAACGGAGCGGTACTTCGACATTGTCGGGAGTGCCACCTACATTTTGGCGACTGCGATGTTACTCATCCTGAGCGAGAGTCTAGATACTCGTTCTGTTATTTTGGGTCTGATGGTATTTATTTGGGCATTACGGTTGGGGTCTTTTCTCTTTATGCGAATTCATAAAGCGGGTAAAGACGGAAGGTTTGATGTGATTAAGAATTGCTTTGTCCGCTTTTTGGCCGCATGGACGTTGCAAGGTCTATGGATTACTTTTACCGCTGCGGCGGCATGGACGGCAATCGCTTCCAATTACAAGGAGCCCTTGGGATGGTTTGCTGCCATAGGGATTCTGCTATGGTTGGTCGGAATTGCGATTGAAGTGGTGGCAGACCGGCAGAAGAGCCAGTTCAAGGCGAATCCAGAAAACAAGGACAAATTTATTCGTAATGGTCTTTGGAGCCGTTCACGTCATCCTAATTATTTTGGAGAGATTCTGCTTTGGTCCGGAGTAGCTGTCATTGCCATACCCGTTTTGCAAGGCTGGCAGTGGATCGTGCTCAGTTCGCCAATCTTTGTGACCCTCTTGCTAACCGGAGTCAGTGGCATTCCCTTGTTAGAAAAGCGATCCGATGACAAGTGGGGAGGCCAAGACGAATATGAAGCCTACAAGAAATCGACTCCTGTCCTGGTGCCGTACTTGTGGTGGAGGTAA
- a CDS encoding MFS transporter yields the protein MTAEPLRSPFSIHWPTKAGYSFASVGLSAIELMLQVFLLELYILAGLAPSMAGLAIAIAVIWDAVSDPLMGILSDKTPDSKIEGKRVPYLLTGAAIIGFAFYFLFSPPVESGPNALFANLLVWYLVVNTAMTLFSVPHLSVVNDLSRSEQERATFFGWRIVAGSVGLLLGIGLPAYLAFQFDGSSIANTLELRSATGLALGLTASAGCLISGLSIWWALKEKGKESPLKVSVSYRTVDILKESVRSPFFVLLVFGFMAIAVGRSFNSSLALPYYKTTLKLNEEQIGIILLVLTVFIILAAPLWVHFSKAIGKARLFFGAVISLALLSAIVYPILPAGLLWPVILLAGTGGVLVASIVLLESLFSDFVEDEKTRTSKNVSGVYYGIWRMLSKVARALGIACTGLFLSLVGYEQGSLIQAPSIERSIAWAFGPGVAVFLTAGGWCIYKTKLYHNRESQQ from the coding sequence ATGACTGCTGAACCCCTACGTTCGCCCTTTTCCATCCACTGGCCCACAAAGGCGGGCTACAGTTTTGCCTCAGTGGGGCTGAGCGCGATTGAGTTGATGCTCCAGGTATTCCTGTTGGAACTATACATCCTCGCGGGCCTGGCGCCCTCTATGGCTGGCTTGGCCATCGCGATCGCCGTGATCTGGGATGCCGTTAGCGATCCCCTGATGGGCATTCTTTCAGACAAGACGCCCGATTCAAAGATCGAGGGGAAGCGCGTCCCTTATCTCCTCACTGGGGCAGCGATTATCGGTTTCGCCTTTTACTTTCTCTTCAGCCCTCCGGTTGAGTCCGGCCCAAACGCTCTCTTCGCCAATCTCTTGGTATGGTACCTAGTGGTTAACACAGCCATGACGCTCTTCAGTGTTCCCCATCTCTCCGTCGTCAACGACCTTTCCCGTTCGGAGCAAGAGCGAGCGACTTTTTTCGGCTGGAGAATAGTGGCAGGATCTGTCGGTCTGCTTCTCGGAATTGGGCTGCCCGCCTACCTGGCATTCCAATTCGATGGTAGTTCTATCGCCAATACTTTGGAACTGCGGAGCGCCACCGGACTCGCCCTGGGTCTAACGGCATCGGCTGGCTGCCTAATTTCGGGATTGTCTATCTGGTGGGCACTCAAAGAAAAAGGCAAAGAATCGCCTCTCAAAGTCAGTGTGTCCTACCGGACTGTGGACATTTTGAAAGAGAGTGTCAGGTCCCCTTTCTTCGTCCTACTCGTGTTTGGATTCATGGCGATCGCGGTAGGCCGCTCCTTCAACTCTAGCCTCGCCCTTCCCTACTACAAAACGACCCTCAAACTGAACGAGGAACAAATCGGGATCATCCTTCTGGTCCTCACCGTCTTCATCATACTGGCCGCACCACTATGGGTTCACTTTTCAAAAGCGATCGGCAAGGCACGCTTATTCTTTGGCGCTGTGATATCGCTCGCCCTGCTTTCCGCCATCGTATACCCCATCCTCCCGGCCGGCCTGCTTTGGCCTGTGATCCTACTCGCAGGAACCGGTGGAGTTCTTGTGGCAAGTATCGTTCTCCTCGAATCGCTGTTTTCGGACTTCGTCGAGGACGAGAAAACCCGCACAAGCAAGAATGTATCCGGAGTTTATTATGGAATTTGGCGCATGCTATCGAAAGTGGCCCGGGCTCTCGGAATCGCCTGCACGGGGCTCTTTCTTTCCCTCGTCGGCTATGAACAGGGTTCTCTAATTCAAGCCCCGTCAATCGAACGCTCTATCGCCTGGGCGTTTGGACCCGGAGTAGCTGTGTTTCTTACAGCTGGCGGGTGGTGCATTTACAAAACTAAACTATATCACAACAGAGAATCACAACAATGA
- a CDS encoding lipocalin family protein: MKKICSTLSLISGILLLAACTSNPVPNQELAEKVDIEEFMGTWYVHGYTPTAIDKGAWNGTETYERLPDGKIQTTYEFRKGSPDGNLKTYHPVGNIVNTETNAEWRMRFFGIISAAYYVLYVDPDHTFTVIGHPNKKYAWIMSRDSKINEERYSELRGELEEREYELSNFVRMQHQ; this comes from the coding sequence ATGAAGAAAATCTGCTCAACTCTCAGTCTCATTTCCGGAATCCTTCTGCTCGCCGCCTGTACGAGCAATCCGGTGCCCAACCAGGAATTGGCCGAGAAGGTCGATATCGAAGAATTCATGGGGACGTGGTATGTCCACGGATACACGCCCACTGCGATTGACAAAGGGGCATGGAACGGCACGGAAACCTACGAACGCCTGCCCGACGGCAAAATCCAAACCACTTATGAATTCCGGAAGGGATCTCCGGATGGCAATCTAAAAACCTACCACCCGGTCGGCAACATCGTAAACACCGAAACCAATGCCGAGTGGCGGATGCGTTTCTTCGGCATCATCAGCGCCGCCTACTACGTTCTCTACGTCGACCCGGACCACACGTTCACCGTAATCGGTCATCCCAACAAGAAATACGCCTGGATCATGTCCCGCGATTCCAAGATCAACGAAGAGAGGTACTCTGAGCTGCGGGGCGAACTGGAAGAGCGAGAATACGAATTGTCAAATTTCGTGCGGATGCAACATCAGTAG
- a CDS encoding sulfatase-like hydrolase/transferase yields the protein MRKMYPARLLQTALVLSTLLNLLCIAAKDTRPNIILVMADDQGWGQMGYYGHPVLKTPNFDAMAANGIRFDRFYAGAPVCSPTRACVLTGRANDRTGVYQHGNALRLQERPIARALQEAGYATGHFGKWHLNGVRGPGVPILGEDPYHPGRYGYDHWLSVTNFFDMDPILSRNGVFEEFEGDSSEVVVAEALEFFERRSKYDRPFFATIWYGSPHSPMVANEADRAPFKNLEESDQHHYGELVALDRSIGTLRKGLRNLGIEENTLVWYCSDNGGLKVNPPSVGGLRGLKGTVYEGGLRVPGIIEWPAVVKRGVRTESPASVLDMFPTIAEIVGLPEEAILQPFDGVSLKPSIQSGEFGVREKPIPFRFVGKGALLDNQYKLVALDVESRKYELYDLKNDPTESKDVVKALPKVAERLQTEFEKWNQGVVESDLGQDYREGELTDPNARRVFWTDMPEYQPYFKDWKLRPEYKSRLKNN from the coding sequence ATGCGGAAAATGTATCCTGCCCGTTTATTGCAAACTGCTCTAGTTTTATCGACTCTGTTGAATCTTCTCTGTATCGCTGCTAAGGATACTCGTCCCAATATTATACTGGTTATGGCGGACGACCAGGGATGGGGCCAGATGGGCTATTACGGTCATCCGGTTTTGAAGACGCCAAACTTTGATGCGATGGCAGCCAATGGGATTCGATTTGACCGTTTCTATGCGGGTGCCCCTGTTTGTTCGCCCACCCGGGCATGCGTCCTCACCGGTAGGGCCAATGACCGGACTGGGGTTTATCAGCACGGGAACGCGCTTCGACTACAGGAGCGACCAATTGCCCGGGCTTTGCAGGAGGCGGGCTATGCGACTGGACATTTTGGCAAGTGGCACTTGAATGGCGTTCGGGGACCGGGCGTTCCGATTTTAGGTGAGGATCCGTATCATCCCGGGCGTTATGGCTATGATCATTGGCTTTCGGTTACGAATTTCTTCGATATGGATCCCATTTTAAGCCGCAATGGCGTTTTCGAAGAATTCGAGGGAGATTCATCGGAGGTTGTTGTGGCCGAAGCTTTAGAATTTTTCGAGAGACGTTCGAAGTACGACCGACCGTTTTTCGCTACGATTTGGTATGGGTCTCCTCACTCGCCAATGGTGGCGAACGAAGCAGATCGGGCTCCATTTAAAAACCTGGAGGAGTCTGATCAGCATCACTACGGTGAATTAGTAGCGCTCGACCGCAGTATTGGCACTCTGAGAAAGGGGCTGCGAAATCTTGGTATCGAGGAGAACACGCTCGTTTGGTATTGCAGTGATAACGGTGGGCTAAAGGTTAATCCTCCGTCAGTAGGCGGATTGCGGGGACTGAAGGGAACGGTTTACGAAGGAGGGCTACGTGTCCCCGGAATTATTGAGTGGCCCGCGGTCGTTAAAAGGGGCGTTCGAACGGAATCACCTGCTAGCGTGTTAGACATGTTCCCGACTATAGCAGAAATTGTGGGGCTACCAGAAGAGGCGATCCTACAGCCGTTCGATGGGGTTAGCTTGAAGCCGTCGATCCAAAGCGGAGAATTTGGAGTCCGCGAAAAGCCGATACCTTTTCGCTTTGTGGGGAAGGGTGCGTTGCTAGACAACCAATACAAATTGGTTGCGTTGGATGTGGAGAGCCGAAAGTATGAGCTCTACGATTTAAAAAACGACCCGACTGAATCCAAAGACGTAGTTAAGGCTTTGCCAAAAGTTGCTGAGCGATTGCAGACGGAATTCGAAAAGTGGAACCAGGGAGTTGTCGAAAGCGATTTAGGTCAGGATTACCGTGAAGGTGAGTTGACAGATCCAAATGCTCGTCGGGTTTTCTGGACGGATATGCCCGAGTACCAGCCCTACTTTAAGGATTGGAAATTACGCCCGGAATATAAGAGTCGATTGAAGAATAATTAG